Proteins encoded together in one Pithys albifrons albifrons isolate INPA30051 chromosome 29, PitAlb_v1, whole genome shotgun sequence window:
- the FGF17 gene encoding fibroblast growth factor 17 isoform X1, with the protein MQPLTLQNLSICFQLLMFSCQTQGENQPSPNFKQYVRDQGAMTDQLSRRQIREYQLYSRTSGKHVQVNGKRITATAEDGNKFAKLIVETDTFGSRVRIKGAESEKYICMSKRGKLIGKPNGKSKDCIFTEIVLENNYTAFQNARYEGWYMAFTRRGRPRRASRSRQNQREAHFIKRLYRGQLPFPNAERQKQFEFVGSSSPTRRSRRTRAPRT; encoded by the exons ATGcagcccctcaccctgcagaACCTCTCCAT ATGTTTCCAGCTCCTCATGTTCTCCTGTCAGACCCAG GGGGAGAACCAACCGTCTCCTAATTTTAAGCAGTATGTGAGGGACCAGGGGGCCATGACGGACCAGCTGAGCCGGCGGCAGATCCGGGAGTACCAGCTCTACAGCCGGACCAGCGGGAAGCACGTCCAGGTGAACGGCAAAAGGATCACGGCCACAGCCGAGGATGGCAACAAATTCG CCAAGCTCATCGTGGAGACTGACACCTTTGGGAGCCGCGTGCGCATCAAGGGGGCCGAGAGTGAGAAGTACATTTGCATGAGCAAGAGGGGAAAGCTCATCGGGAAG cccaacGGGAAGAGCAAGGACTGCATTTTCACCGAGATCGTGCTGGAGAACAACTACACGGCGTTCCAGAACGCGCGCTACGAGGGTTGGTACATGGCCTTCACCCGCaggggccgcccccgccgcgcctCCCGCAGCCGCCAGAACCAGCGAGAGGCTCATTTCATCAAGCGCCTGTACCGGGGGCAGCTGCCCTTCCCCAACGCCGAGCGCCAGAAGCAGTTCGAGTTCGTGGGCTCGTCCTCGCCCacccgccgctcccgccgcacCCGCGCCCCCCGCACGTAG
- the FGF17 gene encoding fibroblast growth factor 17 isoform X2, with protein MFSCQTQYVRDQGAMTDQLSRRQIREYQLYSRTSGKHVQVNGKRITATAEDGNKFAKLIVETDTFGSRVRIKGAESEKYICMSKRGKLIGKPNGKSKDCIFTEIVLENNYTAFQNARYEGWYMAFTRRGRPRRASRSRQNQREAHFIKRLYRGQLPFPNAERQKQFEFVGSSSPTRRSRRTRAPRT; from the exons ATGTTCTCCTGTCAGACCCAG TATGTGAGGGACCAGGGGGCCATGACGGACCAGCTGAGCCGGCGGCAGATCCGGGAGTACCAGCTCTACAGCCGGACCAGCGGGAAGCACGTCCAGGTGAACGGCAAAAGGATCACGGCCACAGCCGAGGATGGCAACAAATTCG CCAAGCTCATCGTGGAGACTGACACCTTTGGGAGCCGCGTGCGCATCAAGGGGGCCGAGAGTGAGAAGTACATTTGCATGAGCAAGAGGGGAAAGCTCATCGGGAAG cccaacGGGAAGAGCAAGGACTGCATTTTCACCGAGATCGTGCTGGAGAACAACTACACGGCGTTCCAGAACGCGCGCTACGAGGGTTGGTACATGGCCTTCACCCGCaggggccgcccccgccgcgcctCCCGCAGCCGCCAGAACCAGCGAGAGGCTCATTTCATCAAGCGCCTGTACCGGGGGCAGCTGCCCTTCCCCAACGCCGAGCGCCAGAAGCAGTTCGAGTTCGTGGGCTCGTCCTCGCCCacccgccgctcccgccgcacCCGCGCCCCCCGCACGTAG
- the NPM2 gene encoding nucleoplasmin-2, which yields MSFSDSVNTRSDKPVSLIWGCELSRQKDSYTFQMPEGWNCEEQLALCTICLGETAQDEFHMVEVMAEQGDTQTTVPLATLKPSVLPMATLAGVELTPPVTFRLRAGSGPVYISGQHLSMVNEEEEEEEMEEEEEEEESPKKSPKGQTTRKGNAAKKRRLEKEDDLNKPDPEDPLPGKGRGAGRSRKAAPKK from the exons ATGTCCTTCAGTGACAGCGTCAACACCAGGTCGGACAAACCCGTGTCCCTGATTTGGG GGTGTGAGCTGAGCAGGCAGAAGGACTCCTACACCTTCCAGATGCCCGAGGGGTGGaactgtgaggagcagctggccCTGTGCACG ATCTGCCTGGGGGAGACGGCACAGGATGAATTCCACATGGTGGAGGtgatggcagagcagggggatACCCAAACCACGGTGCCCCTCGCCACACTGAAGCCCTCAGTGCTGCCCATG GCCACGCTGGCAGGAGTGGAGCTGACCCCACCTGTGACCTTCCGCCTGAGGGCCGGCTCTGGTCCCGTCTACATCAGTGGGCAGCACCTCTCCA TGGTgaacgaggaggaggaggaggaagaaatggaggaggaagaagaagaagaggagtcTCCCAAGAAGTCACCCAAGGGCCAAACCACCCGGAAAGGCAACGCTGCCAAG aagaggaggctggagaaggaggatGACCT AAACAAGCCTGACCCTGAGGATCCCCTTCCTGGCAAG GGACGTGGAGCTGGTCggagcaggaaagcagcacCAAAGAAATAA
- the PBDC1 gene encoding protein PBDC1, with protein MGGAAPPLPAAAMAAAGLGALGPGEAAAAAQALSLPAEAFGNDPRVELAWAMKAHQHAQVYFNLISSVDPKFLNLTKVDDQIYEEFRKTFRDLKIDVLDPEDLKSEPAKAKWRPFCLKFEGVVEDFNYGTLLRLDSRREYTEENTIFATRIQFFAIEIARNREGWNNEVYGSARNPGGEEPKSG; from the exons ATGGGCGGGGCTGCACCGCCTCTTCCGGCGGCTGCGATGGCGGCGGCGggactgggagcactg GGTCCCGGTGAGGCCGCGGCGGCCGCTCAGGCTCTGTCACTGCCGGCGGAGGCGTTTGGGAATGAC CCCCGCGTGGAGCTGGCCTGGGCCATGAAGGCTCACCAGCACGCCCAGGTCTACTTCAAC CTCATCTCCTCCGTGGACCCCAAATTCCTGAACCTCACCAAGGTGGATGACCAGATCTACGAGGAGTTCAGGAAAACCTTCCGGGACCTGAAAATCGACGTGTTGGACCCCGAGGATCTGAAATCGGAGCCAGCCAAGGCG AAGTGGCGCCCGTTCTGCCTGAAGTTCGAGGGGGTGGTGGAGGATTTCAACTACGGGACTCTGCTCCGCCTGGATTCCCGCCGGGAATACACGGAGGAGAACACTATCTTCG CCACCAGAATCCAGTTTTTTGCCATCGAGATTGCCCGGAACAGGGAAGGGTGGAATAACGAGGTTTATGGCAGTGCCAGGAACCCGGGGGGTGAGGAGCCAAAATCGGGGTGA